Proteins co-encoded in one Xanthomonas campestris pv. badrii genomic window:
- a CDS encoding chemotaxis protein CheA, which yields MDMNQLMQTFLAESRDLLEDMERHLLEAERGESSPDAVNAIFRAAHTIKGSGGLFDLPQLVGFTHVVESVLDLVRDEALTLSSELIALLLVCCDHIHALVETAADPSHADAAALAAEAEPLLAQLQTYLQGSAWGVTATTVQHGTPEKQSGYWRIGLTLFADALRFGNSPLKLIRNLRSLGSVESISTDYSQLPTFEELDPEASYLGFQILLRSDADRAAIDDVFEFVRDDCALEITAVPAPTDAAAVLASTPVAAAPASAPAAVPAATPPRAAADGGARGGADARSIRVDADKLDRMIDLVGELIIAVASTNANAQRSGDAQLLESASILAGLVEEVRESALQLRMVKIGGTFSRFQRVVHDVARELGKDIALVVAGEDTELDKSVVEKIGDPLTHLVRNAMDHGIEPAEVRVARGKPARGTVGLNAYHDSGSIVIQITDDGGGLNRDKILAKALERGLVEPGRQLSDRDVFAMIFEPGFSTAEKVTNLSGRGVGMDVVKRNITALRGTVEIDSAAGLGTTISVRLPLTLAIINGFQVGVGKSVFVVPLDVVEECVEFTPDYASDYIDLRGRVLPYVRLRELFALGGKTPARESIVVIRQGAQRFGLVVDTLLGEWQTVIKPLSKVFAQVKGISGSSILGSGDVALILDVPSLVQQLHPQQDALAA from the coding sequence ATGGACATGAACCAGCTGATGCAGACCTTCCTGGCCGAAAGCCGGGACCTGCTCGAAGACATGGAACGCCACCTGCTCGAAGCCGAGCGTGGCGAGTCTTCGCCGGATGCGGTCAACGCGATCTTTCGCGCCGCGCATACCATCAAGGGCTCGGGCGGCCTGTTCGATCTGCCGCAGTTGGTGGGCTTCACCCATGTGGTGGAGAGCGTGCTGGATCTGGTACGCGACGAAGCGCTGACGCTGAGTTCGGAACTGATCGCACTGTTGCTGGTGTGCTGCGACCATATCCACGCGCTGGTGGAAACCGCCGCCGACCCCAGCCACGCCGATGCGGCGGCGCTGGCCGCCGAAGCCGAGCCGCTGCTGGCGCAGTTGCAGACCTATCTGCAAGGCAGCGCCTGGGGCGTCACCGCCACCACCGTGCAGCACGGCACGCCGGAAAAACAGAGCGGCTACTGGCGCATCGGCCTGACCCTGTTCGCCGACGCGCTGCGTTTCGGCAACTCGCCGCTCAAGCTGATCCGCAATCTGCGCAGCCTGGGCTCGGTGGAATCGATCAGCACCGACTACAGCCAGCTGCCCACCTTCGAAGAGCTCGATCCGGAGGCCAGCTATCTCGGCTTCCAGATCCTGCTGCGCAGCGATGCCGATCGCGCCGCCATCGACGACGTGTTCGAGTTCGTGCGCGACGATTGCGCGCTGGAGATCACCGCCGTACCGGCTCCGACCGATGCGGCAGCCGTATTGGCCAGCACGCCGGTGGCGGCTGCACCCGCCAGCGCACCGGCCGCGGTACCGGCTGCCACGCCGCCGCGCGCAGCAGCCGATGGCGGCGCACGCGGCGGCGCCGACGCGCGCTCGATCCGCGTGGATGCCGACAAGCTCGATCGCATGATCGACCTGGTGGGCGAACTCATCATTGCCGTGGCCAGCACCAATGCCAATGCGCAGCGCAGCGGCGATGCGCAGTTGCTGGAATCGGCCTCGATCCTTGCAGGGCTGGTGGAAGAGGTGCGCGAAAGCGCGCTGCAGCTGCGCATGGTCAAGATCGGCGGCACCTTCAGCCGCTTCCAACGCGTGGTGCACGATGTGGCACGCGAGCTGGGCAAGGACATCGCCCTGGTGGTGGCCGGCGAGGATACCGAGCTGGACAAGTCGGTGGTGGAAAAGATCGGCGACCCGCTCACCCATCTGGTGCGCAACGCGATGGACCACGGCATCGAACCGGCCGAGGTGCGCGTGGCGCGCGGCAAACCGGCGCGCGGCACCGTGGGCCTGAACGCGTACCACGACTCCGGCAGCATCGTCATCCAGATCACCGACGACGGTGGCGGCCTGAATCGCGACAAGATCCTGGCCAAGGCGCTGGAACGCGGCCTGGTCGAACCCGGCCGCCAGCTCAGCGACCGCGACGTATTCGCAATGATCTTCGAGCCGGGGTTTTCCACCGCCGAAAAGGTCACCAACCTGTCCGGCCGCGGCGTCGGCATGGATGTGGTCAAGCGCAACATCACCGCGCTGCGCGGCACGGTCGAGATCGACAGTGCCGCCGGGCTGGGCACCACCATCTCGGTGCGCCTGCCGCTGACCCTGGCCATCATCAATGGCTTCCAGGTCGGCGTGGGCAAGTCGGTGTTCGTGGTGCCGCTGGATGTGGTGGAAGAGTGCGTGGAGTTCACGCCCGACTACGCCAGCGACTACATCGACCTGCGCGGCCGGGTACTGCCATATGTGCGCCTGCGCGAGCTGTTCGCGCTGGGCGGCAAGACGCCGGCGCGCGAAAGCATCGTGGTGATCCGCCAGGGTGCGCAGCGTTTCGGCCTGGTCGTGGACACCTTACTCGGCGAATGGCAGACGGTGATCAAGCCGTTGTCCAAGGTCTTCGCCCAGGTCAAGGGCATAAGCGGCTCGAGCATCCTGGGCAGCGGCGATGTCGCGCTGATCCTGGACGTGCCCAGCCTGGTCCAGCAGTTGCATCCGCAGCAGGACGCGCTGGCCGCCTGA
- a CDS encoding chemotaxis protein CheW: protein MQPHSSAVTGTPAPTAPQQYLTFSLGKEMFGLGILGIKEIIEYRVPTDVPMMPPALRGVINLRGAVVPVVDLQQRVGRTASPITKRSCIVIVEIAHGDGHQVLGLLVDAVSEVLDIAAEDIVETPSFGAGIPRDFIHAMGKIGERFVILLDADAVLGHDALAQLPTAALAA, encoded by the coding sequence ATGCAACCGCACAGCAGCGCAGTCACCGGCACGCCAGCGCCCACGGCGCCGCAGCAATACCTGACCTTTTCGTTGGGCAAGGAAATGTTCGGCCTGGGCATACTCGGCATCAAGGAAATCATCGAATACCGGGTGCCCACCGATGTGCCGATGATGCCGCCGGCCCTGCGCGGGGTGATCAACCTGCGCGGGGCGGTGGTGCCGGTGGTGGACCTGCAGCAACGCGTGGGCCGCACCGCCAGCCCGATCACCAAGCGCAGCTGCATCGTGATCGTGGAGATCGCCCATGGCGACGGGCATCAGGTGCTCGGCCTGCTGGTGGATGCGGTGAGCGAAGTGCTGGACATCGCAGCCGAGGACATCGTGGAAACGCCCAGCTTCGGTGCCGGCATCCCGCGCGACTTCATCCATGCCATGGGCAAGATCGGCGAGCGTTTCGTGATCCTGCTCGATGCCGATGCCGTGCTGGGCCACGATGCCCTGGCCCAGCTCCCCACCGCCGCACTGGCGGCCTGA
- a CDS encoding phospholipase D family protein, whose protein sequence is MTKRNVFKWTGIGMLVFVLGSALSLYSYGRFADRQRGPVSHALPATAGVTAIDKVVAPLQRAHAAQTGVVIIADNTDAFAVRALTARAAGRSLDLQYYIWHADFTGNLLHNELLRAADRGVRVRLLLDDMNIHGSDSVLAALDSHPLIEIRLFNPTRAREGTLMRGVEMVLRTVSINRRMHNKAWIADGRMAVVGGRNVGDEYFDAARDTNFMDMDAAVVGPAVGQAEQVFDAYWNSPNALPLAALVTAKPQALDALRGSLDAGLDSARAQPYVQRLQHAPSVQALMQGGRPVHWLDHARIVSDPPEKADGAPPQADWMTSVLIGEMAHAQRELKVISPYFVPGEEGMRWIGELRQRKVRVNILTNSLAANDVVAVHSGYADYRVPLLQQGVRLHELKPMGKPDGSLFGSSGASLHTKAFVVDDTRGFIGSFNLDPRSMNLNTEMGLLFEDRSVTAELERLYNHKVSAPVSYRVTLEQGELRWHDDAAMPPEVWSREPAASVWRRGAATVMGWFPLESQL, encoded by the coding sequence GTGACCAAGCGGAACGTCTTCAAATGGACCGGCATCGGCATGCTGGTGTTCGTGCTGGGCAGCGCGCTGTCGCTGTATAGCTATGGCCGTTTTGCCGATCGTCAGCGCGGGCCGGTCAGTCACGCGTTGCCCGCCACGGCAGGGGTCACCGCCATCGACAAGGTGGTGGCGCCGCTGCAGCGGGCACATGCCGCACAGACCGGGGTGGTGATCATTGCGGACAACACCGATGCCTTCGCGGTGCGCGCGCTCACCGCGCGTGCGGCCGGGCGCAGCCTGGATCTGCAGTACTACATCTGGCATGCCGATTTCACCGGCAACCTGCTGCATAACGAACTGCTGCGTGCCGCCGACCGCGGCGTGCGCGTGCGCTTGCTGCTGGACGACATGAATATCCACGGCAGCGATTCGGTGCTGGCCGCGCTCGACAGCCATCCGTTGATCGAGATCCGCCTGTTCAATCCCACCCGTGCGCGTGAAGGCACGCTGATGCGCGGGGTGGAAATGGTGCTGCGCACGGTCAGCATCAACCGGCGCATGCACAACAAGGCCTGGATTGCCGATGGACGCATGGCGGTGGTGGGTGGACGCAACGTGGGCGATGAGTATTTCGATGCCGCGCGCGATACCAATTTCATGGACATGGATGCAGCGGTGGTGGGGCCGGCGGTAGGCCAGGCCGAGCAGGTGTTCGACGCCTACTGGAACAGCCCCAATGCGCTGCCGCTTGCTGCGCTGGTCACTGCCAAGCCGCAGGCGCTGGACGCGTTGCGCGGCAGCCTGGATGCCGGACTGGACTCCGCGCGGGCACAGCCCTATGTGCAGCGGCTGCAGCATGCGCCCAGCGTGCAGGCCTTGATGCAGGGCGGCCGCCCGGTGCATTGGCTGGACCACGCACGCATCGTCTCCGACCCGCCGGAAAAGGCCGATGGCGCGCCACCGCAGGCGGACTGGATGACATCGGTCTTGATCGGCGAGATGGCGCACGCGCAGCGCGAGTTGAAGGTGATCTCGCCGTATTTCGTGCCGGGCGAGGAGGGCATGCGCTGGATCGGAGAACTGCGCCAGCGCAAGGTGCGCGTCAACATCCTGACCAATTCGCTGGCCGCCAACGACGTGGTGGCCGTGCACAGCGGCTATGCCGACTACCGCGTGCCGTTGCTGCAGCAGGGTGTGCGTCTGCATGAGCTCAAGCCGATGGGCAAGCCCGATGGCAGCCTGTTCGGTTCCAGCGGCGCCAGCCTGCATACCAAGGCGTTCGTGGTGGACGATACGCGCGGCTTCATCGGCTCGTTCAACCTGGACCCACGCTCGATGAACCTCAACACCGAGATGGGGTTGCTGTTCGAGGACCGCAGCGTGACCGCCGAGCTGGAGCGTCTGTACAACCACAAGGTCAGCGCGCCGGTCAGTTATCGGGTGACCCTGGAACAGGGCGAGCTGCGCTGGCACGACGATGCCGCAATGCCGCCGGAAGTGTGGTCGCGCGAGCCGGCCGCGAGCGTGTGGCGGCGTGGCGCGGCAACGGTGATGGGCTGGTTCCCGCTGGAGTCGCAGTTGTAG
- a CDS encoding CheR family methyltransferase yields the protein MSTATAITEQEFGRFQRFIFEAAGISISSGKKAMLCGRLGRRLREHRFDSYTQYLQLLESRQDRAEIQTAIDLLTTNETYFFREPKHFELLRKLAGEHRGGLPFRCWSAASSSGEEAYSMAMVLDDSLQGRPFEVVGTDISTRVLAKARTGHYALQRIDGIPQPYLKRYCLRGQGEYAGTLLVERRLRERVQFVHANLNTALPSLGSFDAIFLRNVMIYFNGQTKREVILRVLANLKSGGHFCIGHSESLSELDIDLVQVAPSIFRKA from the coding sequence ATGAGTACCGCCACTGCCATCACCGAACAGGAGTTCGGCCGCTTCCAGCGCTTCATCTTCGAAGCGGCCGGCATCAGCATTTCCTCCGGCAAGAAGGCCATGTTGTGCGGCCGCCTGGGCAGGCGTCTGCGCGAGCACCGGTTCGACAGCTACACGCAGTACCTGCAGCTGCTGGAAAGCCGCCAGGACCGCGCCGAGATCCAAACCGCCATCGATCTGTTGACCACCAACGAGACCTATTTCTTCCGCGAGCCCAAGCATTTCGAGCTGCTGCGCAAGCTGGCCGGCGAGCATCGCGGCGGGTTGCCGTTCCGCTGCTGGAGCGCGGCCAGCTCCAGCGGCGAGGAGGCCTACAGCATGGCGATGGTGCTGGACGACAGCTTGCAGGGGCGCCCGTTCGAGGTGGTGGGTACCGACATCAGCACCCGCGTGCTGGCCAAGGCGCGCACCGGGCACTACGCGCTGCAGCGCATCGATGGCATTCCGCAGCCGTATCTCAAGCGCTACTGCCTGCGCGGCCAGGGCGAGTACGCCGGCACCTTGCTGGTGGAGCGGCGCCTGCGCGAGCGCGTGCAGTTCGTGCATGCCAACCTCAACACCGCGCTGCCGTCACTGGGCAGCTTCGATGCGATCTTCCTGCGCAATGTCATGATCTATTTCAACGGCCAGACCAAGCGCGAGGTGATCCTGCGCGTGCTCGCCAACCTGAAATCGGGCGGACACTTCTGTATTGGCCATTCGGAAAGCCTGAGCGAACTCGACATCGATCTGGTCCAGGTGGCACCCTCGATCTTCCGCAAAGCGTGA
- a CDS encoding EAL domain-containing response regulator, whose translation MRPALLSCNCTLAGPVLVVDDSVVQREHAMALCRQLGANVVDGAADGHAALEWLSRASAPSLLLLDLEMPGMDGVQLLDALARGQYGVPVVVVSQRGGALIDAVMQLSRSAGVRVLGGIEKPMNLQDLATVLECEPDTSATVPAALPAAISPLMASGGAAASRLDRAMRRGEIRVAYQPKLDLKDGRLRGVEALARWRRPQGDMIGPDRFIPLAEREGLIHALTQQVIDKAIAQLVDWRAEGFELSLALNLSPRLLGEADFLEQLCAKLSDNGLSPADLVLELTESAIVEPANALSMLARLRLHGFGLSIDDYGTGFSSLQRLASIPFTELKLDRSFVQAAHRSRSQRTVLESTLELAHRLELTAVAEGVETPDDWRLLRELGCDLAQGYLMGSPMPGPMLSDWWREHAVRIARLSEGAFSADADVA comes from the coding sequence ATGCGCCCCGCCCTTCTTTCCTGCAACTGCACGCTGGCCGGCCCGGTGCTGGTCGTCGATGACAGCGTGGTCCAGCGCGAACACGCCATGGCGCTGTGCCGCCAGCTGGGTGCCAATGTGGTCGATGGCGCCGCCGACGGTCATGCCGCCCTGGAGTGGTTGAGCCGCGCCAGTGCGCCGTCGTTGCTGCTGCTCGACCTGGAAATGCCCGGCATGGACGGCGTACAGCTGCTCGATGCGCTGGCACGCGGCCAGTACGGCGTGCCGGTGGTGGTGGTGTCGCAACGCGGCGGCGCATTGATCGATGCGGTGATGCAGCTGAGCCGCAGCGCCGGCGTGCGCGTGCTGGGCGGCATCGAAAAGCCGATGAACCTGCAGGATCTGGCCACGGTGCTGGAGTGCGAACCCGACACCAGCGCCACCGTGCCGGCCGCGTTGCCGGCGGCGATCTCGCCGCTGATGGCCAGTGGTGGCGCAGCCGCCTCGCGCCTGGACCGCGCCATGCGCCGCGGCGAAATCCGCGTGGCCTATCAACCCAAGCTCGACCTGAAGGACGGACGGCTGCGCGGGGTGGAAGCGCTGGCCCGCTGGCGCCGCCCGCAGGGCGACATGATCGGCCCGGACCGCTTCATCCCGCTGGCCGAACGCGAAGGGCTGATCCACGCGTTGACCCAACAGGTGATCGACAAGGCCATCGCGCAATTGGTCGACTGGCGCGCCGAAGGCTTCGAGCTGAGCCTGGCATTGAACCTGTCGCCCCGCTTGCTGGGCGAAGCAGATTTTCTCGAGCAACTGTGCGCCAAGTTGAGCGACAACGGCCTGAGCCCGGCCGACCTGGTGCTGGAACTCACCGAGAGCGCCATCGTGGAGCCGGCCAATGCGCTGAGCATGCTGGCGCGCCTGCGCCTGCATGGGTTTGGGTTGTCCATCGACGACTACGGCACCGGTTTCTCGTCGCTGCAGCGCCTGGCCAGCATTCCGTTCACCGAACTCAAGCTGGACCGCAGCTTCGTGCAGGCCGCCCATCGCAGCCGCAGCCAGCGCACCGTGCTCGAATCCACGCTGGAGCTGGCACACCGGCTGGAGCTGACCGCAGTGGCCGAAGGCGTGGAAACCCCGGACGACTGGCGCCTGCTGCGCGAGCTGGGCTGCGATCTGGCACAAGGTTATCTGATGGGTTCGCCGATGCCTGGGCCGATGCTCTCGGACTGGTGGCGCGAACACGCCGTGCGCATCGCGCGCCTGAGCGAAGGCGCCTTCTCCGCCGATGCGGACGTGGCCTGA
- a CDS encoding methyl-accepting chemotaxis protein produces the protein MSHRLPIATQLWFTAALAVALPVLVIVAGFALTLSHAALLAASVVAAVLSGVLLAWAIRLVNGSLELATTTLDAFSRGNFDVALPQLRDEQAGDVLRGLRKVQSGIRHVNEEIIRVSREHDTGDIDARIDVARFEGDFRTMGEGINRMVASHIAVKKQAMACVAEFGRGNFSAELERLPGKKAFINEIVDQIRGNLTGMVAEVNRMSAEHDAGDIDVVIDTQRFTGDFRRMAEGINAMVAGHIAVKKQAIACVGEFGRGNFTAQLPLLPGKKRFINDTIEQVRGNLTGLIAEINHMSAEHEAGDIDVIIDSSRFDGDFRSMALGINQMVGAHIAVKKLAMGVMAEFGRGNFDAPLAQLPGKKAFINDTVERARGNLRSISEVIQVMGAMAEGDLTHTVEGRYEGAFADMQRYVNTTMSRLTEIVDEVNRNAENLASASEEVSATAQSLAQAASEQAAGVEETSASLEQMTASIAQNTENARVTDSMAAKAASEAADGGDTVRATVVAMKDIAKKIGIIDDIAYQTNLLALNAAIEAARAGEHGKGFAVVAAEVRKLAERSQIAAQEIGEVAGSSVELAESAGRVLGEMVPSIRRTSDLVQEIAAASEEQTAGVSQINTAVGQLNQTTQSAAANAEELAATSEEMSAQAEQLQQLMGFFRLGNGGRGASQASRPGPRRVVQASQATAIHAPARRTNVRQIGAVAATADAIDESQFASF, from the coding sequence ATGTCACACCGTCTTCCGATCGCTACGCAGCTGTGGTTCACCGCCGCGCTTGCCGTTGCCCTGCCCGTCCTCGTGATCGTCGCCGGCTTCGCGCTGACGCTCTCGCACGCCGCCTTGCTGGCTGCCAGCGTGGTGGCGGCAGTGCTCAGCGGCGTGCTGCTGGCCTGGGCTATTCGCCTGGTCAACGGCTCGCTGGAACTGGCCACCACGACGCTGGATGCGTTCTCGCGCGGCAACTTCGACGTGGCCCTGCCGCAGCTGCGCGACGAGCAGGCCGGTGACGTGCTGCGCGGCCTGCGCAAGGTGCAGAGCGGCATCCGCCACGTCAACGAAGAGATCATTCGCGTGTCGCGCGAACACGATACCGGCGACATCGATGCGCGTATCGACGTGGCGCGCTTCGAAGGCGACTTCCGCACCATGGGCGAGGGTATCAACCGCATGGTGGCCAGCCACATCGCCGTCAAGAAGCAGGCGATGGCCTGTGTGGCCGAGTTCGGTCGCGGCAACTTTTCCGCCGAACTGGAACGGCTACCCGGCAAGAAGGCCTTCATCAACGAGATCGTCGACCAGATCCGCGGCAACCTCACCGGCATGGTCGCCGAGGTCAACCGCATGTCGGCCGAGCACGATGCCGGCGATATCGACGTGGTCATCGACACCCAGCGCTTCACCGGCGACTTCCGCCGCATGGCCGAAGGCATCAATGCGATGGTGGCCGGCCACATCGCGGTCAAGAAGCAGGCCATCGCCTGCGTGGGCGAGTTCGGCCGCGGCAACTTCACCGCGCAGCTGCCGCTGCTGCCAGGCAAGAAGCGCTTCATCAACGACACGATCGAACAGGTACGCGGCAATCTCACCGGGCTGATCGCCGAGATCAACCACATGTCGGCCGAGCACGAAGCCGGCGACATCGACGTGATCATCGACAGCAGCCGCTTCGATGGCGATTTCCGCAGCATGGCGCTGGGCATCAACCAGATGGTGGGCGCGCACATCGCGGTCAAGAAGCTGGCGATGGGCGTGATGGCCGAATTCGGCCGCGGCAACTTCGATGCGCCGCTGGCGCAGCTGCCGGGCAAGAAGGCCTTCATCAACGACACCGTGGAGCGCGCACGCGGCAATCTGCGCAGCATTTCCGAGGTGATCCAGGTGATGGGCGCGATGGCCGAAGGCGACCTCACCCACACCGTGGAAGGCCGCTACGAAGGCGCGTTTGCCGACATGCAGCGTTACGTCAACACCACCATGAGCCGCCTCACCGAGATCGTCGACGAGGTCAACCGCAACGCCGAGAACCTGGCCAGCGCCTCCGAGGAAGTCAGCGCCACCGCGCAATCCTTGGCCCAGGCGGCCAGCGAACAGGCCGCCGGCGTGGAAGAAACCAGCGCCTCGCTGGAGCAGATGACCGCCTCCATCGCGCAGAACACCGAAAACGCGCGCGTTACCGACAGCATGGCCGCCAAGGCTGCGAGCGAAGCGGCCGACGGCGGCGACACCGTGCGCGCCACGGTGGTGGCGATGAAGGACATCGCCAAGAAGATCGGCATCATCGACGACATCGCCTACCAGACCAACCTGCTCGCGCTCAACGCCGCCATCGAGGCCGCGCGCGCCGGCGAACACGGCAAGGGCTTTGCAGTGGTGGCTGCCGAAGTGCGCAAGCTGGCCGAGCGCAGCCAGATCGCCGCGCAGGAAATCGGCGAAGTGGCCGGTTCCAGCGTGGAACTGGCCGAAAGCGCCGGCCGCGTGCTTGGCGAGATGGTGCCATCGATCCGCCGCACCTCCGATCTGGTGCAGGAGATCGCCGCCGCCTCCGAAGAACAGACCGCCGGCGTCAGCCAGATCAACACCGCCGTGGGCCAGTTGAACCAGACCACGCAGTCGGCCGCGGCCAATGCCGAAGAACTGGCCGCCACGTCCGAAGAAATGAGCGCGCAGGCCGAACAGCTACAGCAGTTGATGGGCTTCTTCCGGCTGGGCAATGGCGGGCGCGGTGCAAGCCAGGCCAGCCGGCCGGGCCCGCGTCGGGTGGTGCAGGCCAGCCAGGCCACGGCCATCCATGCACCGGCGCGGCGCACCAACGTGCGCCAGATCGGCGCGGTGGCCGCGACCGCCGATGCCATCGACGAATCGCAGTTCGCCAGTTTCTGA
- a CDS encoding STAS domain-containing protein: protein MNLASSDLPAPLTLALEGEMTIRRAAELKPLLQPALAHPGGLHLDLGAVSEIDTTGLQLLLATKQAIQADGRPFSLTDSSRAVVDVIELLGLLEALYPHAVASLDARIH, encoded by the coding sequence ATGAACCTTGCATCTTCCGACCTGCCTGCGCCGTTGACGCTTGCCCTGGAGGGCGAGATGACCATCCGCCGCGCTGCCGAACTCAAGCCGCTGCTGCAGCCGGCACTGGCGCACCCGGGCGGGTTGCATCTGGACCTGGGCGCGGTCAGCGAGATCGACACCACCGGGCTGCAGTTGCTGCTGGCCACCAAACAGGCGATCCAGGCCGATGGCCGGCCGTTCTCGCTCACCGATTCCAGCCGCGCCGTGGTCGATGTGATCGAACTGCTTGGCCTGCTCGAAGCCTTGTATCCGCATGCGGTTGCAAGCCTCGACGCACGCATCCACTAA
- a CDS encoding protein-glutamate methylesterase/protein-glutamine glutaminase, whose protein sequence is MSQGSAVPTAFNRPAANPATNTIKAMVVDDSAVVRQVLVGVLNDAQGIEVIATAADPLLAIEKMRQQWPDVIVLDVEMPRMDGITFLRKIMSERPTPVVICSTLTEKGARVTMDALAAGAVAVVTKPRLGLKQFLTESADELVATVRSAARANVKRLAARVTAAPLEAEVKHTADVILPAQSGRALAQTTERIVAIGTSTGGTQALEEVLTALPRVCPGIVIVQHMPEKFTAAFAARLDGLCQIAVKEAANNDRVMPGRALIAPGGKHLLLRRSGAQYFVEVMEGPPVNRHRPSVDVLFRSAARAAGSNALGIIMTGMGDDGAAGLLEMRQAGARTVAQDEHTSIVFGMPKEAIKRGGADRILPLGAMAREIVTQLQ, encoded by the coding sequence GTGAGCCAAGGATCCGCCGTGCCGACTGCGTTCAACCGCCCCGCCGCCAACCCTGCCACCAACACCATCAAGGCGATGGTGGTCGACGATTCGGCGGTGGTGCGCCAGGTACTGGTGGGCGTGCTCAACGATGCGCAGGGCATCGAGGTGATTGCCACCGCCGCCGACCCGTTGCTGGCGATCGAGAAGATGCGCCAGCAATGGCCCGACGTGATCGTGCTGGATGTGGAAATGCCGCGCATGGACGGCATCACCTTCCTGCGCAAGATCATGAGCGAGCGCCCCACCCCGGTGGTGATCTGCTCCACGCTCACCGAAAAAGGCGCGCGCGTGACCATGGATGCGCTGGCTGCCGGTGCCGTGGCGGTGGTGACCAAGCCACGGCTGGGGCTCAAGCAATTCCTCACCGAGTCGGCCGATGAGCTGGTGGCCACGGTGCGCAGCGCCGCACGCGCCAACGTCAAGCGGCTGGCCGCACGCGTCACCGCCGCGCCGCTGGAAGCCGAGGTCAAGCACACCGCCGATGTGATCCTCCCCGCGCAAAGCGGCCGTGCGCTGGCACAGACCACCGAGCGCATCGTGGCCATCGGCACCTCCACCGGCGGCACCCAGGCGCTGGAAGAAGTGCTCACCGCCTTGCCGCGCGTGTGCCCGGGCATCGTCATCGTCCAGCACATGCCGGAAAAGTTCACCGCCGCCTTCGCCGCGCGCCTCGACGGCCTGTGCCAGATCGCGGTCAAGGAAGCCGCCAACAACGACAGGGTGATGCCCGGCCGTGCGCTGATCGCGCCCGGCGGCAAGCACCTGCTGCTGCGGCGCAGCGGCGCGCAGTATTTCGTGGAAGTGATGGAAGGCCCGCCGGTCAACCGGCACCGTCCGTCGGTGGACGTGCTGTTCCGCTCGGCCGCACGCGCGGCCGGCAGCAATGCGCTGGGCATCATCATGACCGGCATGGGCGACGATGGTGCCGCCGGCCTGCTGGAAATGCGCCAGGCCGGCGCACGCACGGTGGCGCAGGACGAACACACCAGCATCGTGTTCGGCATGCCAAAGGAAGCGATCAAGCGCGGCGGCGCCGACCGTATCCTTCCGCTGGGCGCGATGGCACGCGAGATCGTCACGCAGTTGCAGTAA